The region TCATGTGTGTGCCTGGCAGGTGTGGTGTGAGAGGCTGGCAGCCCGAGCCcgctcccccagcccctgccccccgCAGCTCTAACCCCTGTTCCTCGTCTCCCCAGGCCACACCGTGGACCCAGATGCAGGTGGTAAGAGGCCGCGGCAGCAGAGCCACCGATGATGCCTTCCACCCGACGCCCAAAGCCCCACGCCAGGTGGGCCTCATCCCTCAGGCCCTCACCAGACAACACTGCTCTGAGCTGAACTCATCCTGGGCCTATGGCCAGGAGCATACACCCCAGGCCAGCCTCCCCGGGGTCTTTCCCGGACCTCAGTGCCTCTCCCCttcccctgaagtgacctcaggcTCAGAAGGCATTCCCTGGGGACCCATATCGGCCTCAGTGCGACCCCTGTAAGCAAGAAGTCATGGAGCCACCACGTAGGGACGATAGGAGCCCTGGGGACAGCTGAGCCTCCGCCACTCAGAACACACGTGTGTAGACACACATGAGTACATGCCAGCACAGACTTGGGCACACACATGTGCAGTCTCAAACCCACACCTGACTGAGTGCCCAGAGGGAGCCCGTGGCTCATGTATGCCATCAGACACATTGTTCTCCGGGGTTCATGGCCACGCCTCCCCCGGTCACCTAGTGGACACAGGCCCTCTTCCCCTGGGATGGGAGTGGCTGAGCTGTCTGTTCACTAGCTGTGCCCCGTGACCAGGCTGGGGGAGCTGGGGCTGGGCAGGGGCGGGCAGAGGGCAGGGGCTGCCATAAGTGATGAGCAAGTGGTCGCTGGAGCGTGTGTTTGTGTGGGGAGTGCTGTGGAGTGGAATGGGCCCAGACTCAGCGTGTGTGTGCAGGGTGTGAGCAGTGGTTCTGAGTGCTGGCCACGATGTGTGCTGAGCTGTGTGTGCAGCCCCTCTGTGTGCAGAGTGTAACTGGAAGCAGGCCTGTGTGCGCCTTCCCATCACCATCCCTGCCGCCAGctgcctccctcctgcctctgtgCTCTCTCCTCGCCCCTCTCCCTCCCGTCTCCTCATCTTTTCCTCATGGCCCCATGAGCTCCTGCTGGTCCTGCTGCCCTCACCAGCCTCCCTCCTAGCATCTtcagggctgggctgggaggcACAGGGGACTTGGGGAATTCCCTGTAGTCCAGTCTAGACCCCTCAACTCCGACCTCCTGGGGAGAACTGTGGAGCTGGGGGCTCTGCCAAGGGGCAGGGAAAAATCCGTGGCCTGCTGGTCCTTTCTGAGGCCCACAGGTAGGGCATAAAGCCTGGGGACACAGTGACCTCAAAGCCCCCTGGCCGAGTCGGACCTGGTGACAAAGGACAGAACCCCAGGCCCTCGGTCAGTGCCCCCTGCCTTGGTCAGGTCTGAAGCCCTCCTTGGCCCAAAGAATTATACCTCTGTGCCCCGAGAGGGCCCTGGGCAGAGTCTTCCGAGCCAGTTGGCGGGGAGGGGCTTCAGTCCAAATAAGCCCACCTCATGCCCCTGTCTTGGCCCCTGAGGCAGACCCGTCCAAGACCTGATTCCCAGGTCTTCCCTGAGACCTGGGACCAGGAAGGACCTCCCTTGGAACTCACAGCATGGCCTTGCCCTGGGAGACCTGACTGGATGGAGCTCAAGCCCAAGGAGATCTGGGGGATGCGAACAGGACCTTCAGGATGTCCCCAAGAACTCACTCTTGCCCTGGGCGCCTGGCAACCCTTGCCCTTCCCGGCTGTGGGAGCAGCTTGGACGGTGCTGAGCCGCTCTCTGTCCTGCAGGATTACATCTTCTACCTGGAGCCTGAGAGACTCGAGTCAGGGAAGGGCAAGTGTCCGTACGACCCCAAGCTGGACACGACCTCAGCCCTCATCAGTGAGTGCCCCCACCCAACCCTGGTTCTACAAGCTGAACGTGTGGCCTCTGCCTCTGGAGTGGGGGGAGGGCACCAACGCTTACTccagggcagagaacatggaccagACCCCAGGTgttgaactgaggggcagagaccAGGTGATATAACCATCTATCCAGCCCCTCCAGGTGGGGAAGCTGAGGGGCCAGGCCCTGCCCTGTATACACATTGTAGCCTAGAGCCCCCCAGGTCACACACTGCCTGGAGAAGACAAGCCAAGTCTGGATTGGGGGGAGTGTGAGGGGTGTCCCAAAGCACGTTCTCAGTGTGTCTGGGAGGCGGGAGAAGCCCACAAGGAAGCACCAGTGGGGATTTCTGGCCCTGTGATCAGCTGAGGAGAACACGTTTCTGGTCTGAGCAGGTGTCTGGGAGAGTTGGGGGCTCTTCTCTGAGGAGAGGTCCTGCCTCAGGAGCATCTGCTGCCCCCATCCCCAGGTCAGGCAAGCCCCATTGATCCTGGCCCTTATACTCTGCCTGTTTTCTGCCTGCTCAACCCAATCTGCCTTTCAGAGCagctgccaggcactgtgccactCTGAGCCTGGGAAAGGCCCCTGAGCAGGAATGGCCATTATCCTCCCCCTCTTGGCTAGGGAGGTGACCTCAGCTTGATGGCAGAGCCTAGGACCAGGCATAGCACAGGGAGTCTGATAGCAGAGACAGAGCCGGTCCTGGGGGAGTCTGAGAGGAAAGACAGAGTGCCATGCTGGAGCCAGCTCAAtggttaaattttcaggaattttgtaaGCCAATTGTTAAGCACagatattattaaaaattatataaatttacaactaaataaattatattaaaaacaaaggtaacAGATACTCAAAACTCATTACTTCCTAATAATTTTTACTACACTTTACTATTTATGCTCCTGAAATTATTTACAtctattttatctgttttttttttaactgtggggTAGAAATACTATACAATGGGCTTAGTAGCTCTTCCCAGCTTTCAAAGAGCTCAGATTACTACCTTGAAATGGGCCATGATGGGAGATTTTACACCACAGGAATTGGCCATTGTTACTAATCAGGGCTTCCCTTACCCAGCCCCACCTTCCAAGCAGTTGTTAAACACTTACCTGCACACCACTGGAGATCTTGTCCTAGGGAGTATGAGGGAGAAGACAGGGCCCTGCCCTGGAGTCATTCAGGCTATGCCTTAGCAAAGGCAAACCCCCTAACTGACCTACCGACCCACTCACAGATGAGGAGCTCTATGCTGGTGTGTACATTGATTTCATGGGCACTGATGCAGCCATCTTCCGAACGCTTGGAAAGCAGACGGCCATGCGCACAGACCAGTACAATTCCCGGTGGCTCAATGGTGAGCGCAGCCCGTAAGACCTTAGGTGGACGGTGTGTCTGGGAGATCGTAAAGAAGACTAATAGGGAAATCTTCAGCCCTGTGACTAGCTGGGGAGCGGGAGTTTCTTGTCTGGGGAAGAGCTGAAGGTGTTCCTGTCCCCAGGGATTCTGTTGGGTAAGGGGGCACTGTGGGAGGAGGGGTTTGCCCAGCTGATATCCTGCTTGCCCTCAGACCCTTCGTTCATCCACGCCGAGCTCATCCCTGACAGCGCAGAGCGTAATGATGACAAGCTGTACTTCTTCTTCCGGGAGCGGTCAGCAGAGGCCCCTCAAAGCCCTGCCGTGTACGCCCGCATCGGGCGTATCTGCTTGGTATGCACAGGTGGAGCGCCACACCAGGCTTTGCTAGGTCCAGCCCTGGCTCCCATCAGCCGGACCCACTAGGGTTCGGGTGTGAGTGAGCTGACCTgacccctgctccctccctctagaATGATGATGGTGGTCACTGCTGCCTGGTCAACAAGTGGAGCACGTTCCTAAAGGCGCGGCTGGTCTGCTCCGTGCCGGGCGAGGATGGCATCGAAACTCACTTTGATGAGCTCCGTGAGTACCTGGCAGGGAGGCAGGGGCCTGTGGCTACTGCCGGAGGGATGGAGGCCAGATAGGTGGGTGGGTGCCTTCAGTGGACCCCCTGGGCAGAAGTTGACAGGGCTTTGGGGCTTCTGGCTAAGGCACCCTCTcagctccttctctctctgcccccaGAGGATGTGTTTGTCCAGCAGACCCAGGATGTGAGGAACCCGGTCATTTATGCTGTCTTTATCTCCTCTGGGTGAGGCCAGGGCCCAGGCCAGCAGGGGCAGGTGTGGCCAGACTGGGGGGCTGTGAATTGTGGAAGACCCCAGCCTGGTGGTGTGGTGAGCTGTGGGGTGGGAGCAGGCTGGATAGGGGCCCTGGGTCGAGGGTTTGCCCTGCCCACAGCAGCGGCCGGCCCCACCCACAGCTCCGTGTTCCGAGGCTCTGCCGTGTGCGTCTACTCCATGGCTGACATTCGCATGGTCTTCAATGGGCCCTTTGCCCACAAGGAGGGCCCCAACTACCAGTGGATGCCCTTCTCGGGGAAGATGCCCTATCCTCGGCCTGGCACGGTGAGGACCCAGCTCACCCCTGCCTCTCCCCTTTTCTTCTGAGAGCCCTGATTCAGGCTAGGCTCTACAGACACGGTCCCCACCTCCATGGAGCTCACAGACTGGCAGGGGATGAGGAGATTAACGCACAAATAAGTAAAGGTTCCTGAGACAAAGATGACAGGCTGGGTTGGACGGGCTGCTCAGAGGGCCCTCCTTGGTGGTGTTTCTGAGCTGAAGGTCAGCAGGGTGAGCTGGGAGGCAGGCTGGAGTTCATTAGGCAAGGAGGTGGGCAATGGACAGTGGTCAGGCCGGCAGGGCCTCTGTGGCCAAATGAGGAGTTTTACTTTATCTCGGTGTGATGGGGGCTGCTGCAGGGGTCTAAACAGGAGAGCAACATGATCTGGTCAGAGGCAGCAAGCGGGCACAGTTCCATGTGGTCAGCATCAGCTGAGGCCCAGGCAAAGGGAAGAGCGTCAGGGAAGGGGGGAATGCCTGGTATGTTAAGGGAATCTCAGGACCTGTAGTTCAGCTGAGCAGGAAGGAGAGGGTTGAGACTGGGAGGAGCAGCCAGAGAGGAAGAAGACAGCAGGGTAGGGTGTGAGGACTGGAAAGGGAGTGGTCAGCTCCGCCAAATGCCGCAACAAGGTCATGGCACTTGAGGCTGAGGAGGTGGTCACGGGATTTGGCCACCATGGGACCAAAGGCCAGAGGCTGGGGTGTGTGAAGGGAAGCCTGGATGGCGGGTTTTGAGGAGAGGGGCATGTGGAGGTGGTGGGGGCAGAGAGTGCCGAGGTATCTCCCGAAGCTAATGGGTTCAGTGTGCCCCACCAGGGAGGGCTGGCACTGACATCACCACCTGCCCACAGTGCCCTGGCGGAACCTTCACGCCATCCATGAAGTCCACCAAGGACTATCCAGACGAAGTGATCAACTTCATGCGCGGCCACCCGCTCATGTACCAGGCCGTGTACCCACTGCAGCGGCGGCCCCTGGTTGTCCGCACAGGCGTTCCCTACCGGCTTACCACTGTCGCTGTGGACCAGGTGGATGCAGCTGATGGGCGCTATGAGGTGCTTTTCCTGGGCACAGGTACCCGCTGCTGCTCCCAGCCCCTCCCACGATGGGCCCACTGGGTGGGGGGTGATGCTTCATGGGGGCTGGGACCTGCCCTACTAGGGGTGCTGCAGGCTCATCCAGGTCAGCTCTGCCACCCTTGTCCTTTGGAGCCTTCTCCCTATTGCCATGGTAGCTAAGGCTGGGGTGGAGAGACTCCATTCCCATCCTGAGGCAGTCAGGAGAGCAGGGGCACTGTTGGGGTACCTGAGGACCCATGTGTAGACAGGAAGTGGAAGAGACACCCGCAGGGTGCGCAGATCCACAGactaatatgtgtgtgtgtagaggcaCATCTGCCACAGCTCCAGCAGCCCCAGCACAGGGGAATACCTCTCGGGTCCTGTTCACATCAAGGTCCAGAGTAAGGGCCTGGGTTGGGGGAGCAGACCCTGATCGTGGCTCTTCTTTCCCTGGGCCAGTCCCCCTGGACCACTGTCTGGGCGAGACCCTTCAACCTTGGCATAGAACCCCTGCTCTGCTACCTTCAGGGGGTTTGGGCCCTGGTAGGGGAAGGGGCTGAGGCTGGTGCCCCTCCCCCCGCCAGCCCCACTGAGGTCCTGCCTGGCCCGTTCCAGACCGCGGGACAGTACAGAAGGTCATCGTGCTGCCCAAGGATGACCAGGAGATGGAGGAGCTCATGCTGGAGGAGGTGGAGGTCTTCAAGGTAGGTGTGCCACCACCCAGGCCTGCCCTCCTCATCTGAGCCCCTGACTTCAGACCTCAagggcagggaagggagggatcCCCAGAGTGCCAAGCTGACCCCTGCCTTCTTCCAGGACCCGGCACCTGTTAAGACCATGACCATCTCTTCCAAGCGGGTGAGTCTTTGTCAAGGTGGTCTGGGGGTAGGTTGGAATCTGCATCCCTTTGGGGTCATGTCCTTGGCACAGGGGTGGAGAAATCGAGGAACAGAACAGGGATGGGAAGGAGCCTGGGCCTTGCAGGCTGCTGGTGGGGGCTGGCTGTGGGGAGGGAACTGACAAGTCCCTGCCCTCACCCTCAGCAACAACTGTACGTGGCTTCAGCTGTGGGTGTCACACACCTGAGCCTGCACCGCTGCCAGGCATATGGGGCTGCCTGTGCTGACTGCTGCCTCGCCCGGGACCCCTACTGCGCCTGGGATGGCCAATCCTGCTCCCGCTATACAGCATCCTCCAAGAGGTGTGGATGCTGGGATTTTGGCCACCAGACCCCGGGCCCTGTTCTAGGCTCTGGAGGTGGATATGGTATTACCCTGGGGGAGTCTATGGGCAAGACATCACCACTCTGCCCTGGGGATATAGGGCCCTGCCCTGGGTCTTGGGGATATGGGGATCAGGGAGGGGGCAAACTCCCCTTGGTGCACTCCTTCAAGAGCTGTCCTCATCCAGACGGAGCCGGCGGCAGGACGTCCGGCACGGGAACCCCATCAGGCAGTGCCGTGGGTTCAACTCCAATGGTGAGTATGCTGCACCTTGCCACTGGGTGCACCTCATACTCTGGGGCCCAAGCATCCCACGTAGCTGCTCGCCGGGTCCCCCACTGTAAGGATTCCCAGATCCTCCGTGGGTGGGAAGGGGACTTGGGGTTTTGGAGTGGGATGTCTCCAGCCACCCCCTTGAGGAACGATGCCCAATAGCCCAGCCTTTTTGGGTGGGCTCCCCTTGCTGGCCTgcagtctgcccagaggcaatGCTGCATTCACTCAGCGCCTTCTTGATCCACAGCCAACAAGAATGCGGTGGAATCTGTGCAGTATGGTGTGGCAGGCAGCGCAGCCTTCCTTGAGTGCCAGCCCCGCTCGCCGCAGGCTACGGTGAAGTGGCTGTTCCAGCGAGATCCCGGAGACCGGCGCCGAGAGGTGAGTTCCCATGCCCACGGTCCTGTACCCTGGGTACGGATGCTGGAGTCCCTCATACAGTGGAAGCTCCACATGGCTGAAATGTGGTGAAGAGCCAATCTGGAGGAGCCCTCCTTCTAGGAAACCCCTTCCAGGCTCCCTCCCTGATGTAGAAATTATTTGGGTAATCTCATTatatggaaactccatggggtggGCCTCTTTGCATGGAAACCATTTGTAGGCATACTCCTTTGCATGAAAATTCCATATGTTACCCCACGGCTGCATAACTTGTTGTACGGAAATGTCATATGGGTAGGCTCCAATAGATGAAAATTCTGTAAGGTAACTCATTTTATGGAAATGTCTTATGGGCATCCCTCCTTATATGGAAATTCTCTGTGGGTGCCCCATTTGGGTATCCTTATTAAATAGAAATTCCCTGCCTGTGTGCTCTGTTATATGGAAATTCTCTCATGAAACCCCCTTATggtcatccctcctgacatggaAATGTCTAAGGATACCTTATTCAGATGCCTTTCATTCTGTGAAAACCTCACGTGGGTTTCTCTTGGGGTATAGGAACTCCACATGGGTGCCCTTACATGGAATGGCTGCAGAGGTGGTCTGATCTGGGAGCTGGCCAAGGGGCAGCTAGTGATCACACAGCCCCTGACCCCCTCCTTTCTGCCCCTGCAGATTCGCACAGAGGACCGCCTCCTACGCACAGAGCAGGGCTTGCTGCTTCGCGCCCTGCAGCTTGGTGATCGGGGCCTCTACTCCTGCACGGCCACAGAGAATAACTTCAAGCACGT is a window of Elephas maximus indicus isolate mEleMax1 chromosome 20, mEleMax1 primary haplotype, whole genome shotgun sequence DNA encoding:
- the SEMA3F gene encoding semaphorin-3F isoform X1 — encoded protein: MPVAGLLLWASLLTGAWPAAPIQDILQATPRVRLSFKELKATGTAHFFNFLLNTTDYRILLKDEDHDRMYVGSKDYVLSLDLHDINREPLIIHWAASPQRIEECVLSGKDGNGECGNFVRLIQPWNRTHLYVCGTGAYNPMCTYVNRGRRAQATPWTQMQVVRGRGSRATDDAFHPTPKAPRQDYIFYLEPERLESGKGKCPYDPKLDTTSALINEELYAGVYIDFMGTDAAIFRTLGKQTAMRTDQYNSRWLNDPSFIHAELIPDSAERNDDKLYFFFRERSAEAPQSPAVYARIGRICLNDDGGHCCLVNKWSTFLKARLVCSVPGEDGIETHFDELQDVFVQQTQDVRNPVIYAVFISSGSVFRGSAVCVYSMADIRMVFNGPFAHKEGPNYQWMPFSGKMPYPRPGTCPGGTFTPSMKSTKDYPDEVINFMRGHPLMYQAVYPLQRRPLVVRTGVPYRLTTVAVDQVDAADGRYEVLFLGTDRGTVQKVIVLPKDDQEMEELMLEEVEVFKDPAPVKTMTISSKRQQLYVASAVGVTHLSLHRCQAYGAACADCCLARDPYCAWDGQSCSRYTASSKRRSRRQDVRHGNPIRQCRGFNSNANKNAVESVQYGVAGSAAFLECQPRSPQATVKWLFQRDPGDRRREIRTEDRLLRTEQGLLLRALQLGDRGLYSCTATENNFKHVVTRVQLHVLGQDAVHAALFPPPAASAPPPPGAGPPTAPYQELAQLLAQPEVGLIHQYCQGYWRHAPLSPREAPGAPRPPELQDQKKPRNRRHHPPDT
- the SEMA3F gene encoding semaphorin-3F isoform X2; the protein is MPVAGLLLWASLLTGAWPAAPIQDILQATPRVRLSFKELKATGTAHFFNFLLNTTDYRILLKDEDHDRMYVGSKDYVLSLDLHDINREPLIIHWAASPQRIEECVLSGKDGNGECGNFVRLIQPWNRTHLYVCGTGAYNPMCTYVNRGRRAQDYIFYLEPERLESGKGKCPYDPKLDTTSALINEELYAGVYIDFMGTDAAIFRTLGKQTAMRTDQYNSRWLNDPSFIHAELIPDSAERNDDKLYFFFRERSAEAPQSPAVYARIGRICLNDDGGHCCLVNKWSTFLKARLVCSVPGEDGIETHFDELQDVFVQQTQDVRNPVIYAVFISSGSVFRGSAVCVYSMADIRMVFNGPFAHKEGPNYQWMPFSGKMPYPRPGTCPGGTFTPSMKSTKDYPDEVINFMRGHPLMYQAVYPLQRRPLVVRTGVPYRLTTVAVDQVDAADGRYEVLFLGTDRGTVQKVIVLPKDDQEMEELMLEEVEVFKDPAPVKTMTISSKRQQLYVASAVGVTHLSLHRCQAYGAACADCCLARDPYCAWDGQSCSRYTASSKRRSRRQDVRHGNPIRQCRGFNSNANKNAVESVQYGVAGSAAFLECQPRSPQATVKWLFQRDPGDRRREIRTEDRLLRTEQGLLLRALQLGDRGLYSCTATENNFKHVVTRVQLHVLGQDAVHAALFPPPAASAPPPPGAGPPTAPYQELAQLLAQPEVGLIHQYCQGYWRHAPLSPREAPGAPRPPELQDQKKPRNRRHHPPDT